In Pseudoliparis swirei isolate HS2019 ecotype Mariana Trench chromosome 2, NWPU_hadal_v1, whole genome shotgun sequence, the following are encoded in one genomic region:
- the nxph2a gene encoding neurexophilin-2 isoform X1: protein MRALETFLFLFLLHQVTCRKERGGAKELIEWSDTDSEQKISPTGASPRILNPLRLFARGSPGFKSNMREITYLQNMEDFWDWLSNQTDAQGAQARTKRRPIVKTGKFKKMFGWGDFHSNIKTVKLNLLITGKIVDHGNGTFSVYFRHNSTGLGNVSVSLVPPSRVVEFEIAQQSTLETKDTKSFNCRIEYEKTDRNKKTALCSFDPSKVCYQEQTQSHVSWLCSKPFKVICIYIAFYSVDYKLVQKVCPDYNYHSDTPYSSTG from the exons ATGAGAGCTCTGGAAACATTCctgtttcttttcctcctgcACCAG GTCACATGCAGGAAAGAGCGTGGAGGAGCCAAAGAGCTCATCGAGTGGAGCGACACTGATAGCGAACAGAAGATCTCTCCCACGGGGGCCAGTCCACGGATCCTCAACCCCCTGCGTTTGTTTGCCAGGGGGTCCCCCGGGTTCAAGAGCAACATGAGGGAAATTACATATTTACAGAACATGGAGGACTTCTGGGACTGGTTATCTAACCAGACAGATGCTCAGGGTGCACAGGCCAGAACTAAACGCAGGCCTATCGTCAAGACTGGCAAGTTCAAAAAGATGTTTGGTTGGGGGGACTTCCACTCCAACATCAAGACCGTGAAACTCAACCTGCTGATCACGGGGAAGATCGTGGACCACGGCAACGGCACTTTTAGCGTTTACTTCCGCCACAACTCCACAGGCCTGGGGAACGTGTCTGTCAGCCTGGTGCCTCCCTCCAGGGTGGTGGAGTTTGAGATCGCCCAGCAGTCGACGCTGGAGACCAAAGACACCAAATCGTTCAACTGTCGCATCGAGTACGAGAAGACGGACCGCAACAAGAAGACTGCCCTGTGCAGCTTCGACCCGTCCAAGGTGTGCTACCAGGAGCAGACGCAGAGCCATGTGTCCTGGCTGTGCTCGAAACCCTTCAAAGTCATATGCATCTATATCGCCTTTTACAGTGTCGACTATAAACTGGTGCAGAAGGTATGCCCTGACTATAACTACCATAGTGACACACCCTACTCCTCCACAGGATGA
- the nxph2a gene encoding neurexophilin-2 isoform X2: MRALETFLFLFLLHQVTCRKERGGAKELIEWSDTDSEQKISPTGASPRILNPLRLFARGSPGFKSNMREITYLQNMEDFWDWLSNQTDAQGAQARTKRRPIVKTGKFKKMFGWGDFHSNIKTVKLNLLITGKIVDHGNGTFSVYFRHNSTGLGNVSVSLVPPSRVVEFEIAQQSTLETKDTKSFNCRIEYEKTDRNKKTALCSFDPSKVCYQEQTQSHVSWLCSKPFKVICIYIAFYSVDYKLVQKDVL, from the exons ATGAGAGCTCTGGAAACATTCctgtttcttttcctcctgcACCAG GTCACATGCAGGAAAGAGCGTGGAGGAGCCAAAGAGCTCATCGAGTGGAGCGACACTGATAGCGAACAGAAGATCTCTCCCACGGGGGCCAGTCCACGGATCCTCAACCCCCTGCGTTTGTTTGCCAGGGGGTCCCCCGGGTTCAAGAGCAACATGAGGGAAATTACATATTTACAGAACATGGAGGACTTCTGGGACTGGTTATCTAACCAGACAGATGCTCAGGGTGCACAGGCCAGAACTAAACGCAGGCCTATCGTCAAGACTGGCAAGTTCAAAAAGATGTTTGGTTGGGGGGACTTCCACTCCAACATCAAGACCGTGAAACTCAACCTGCTGATCACGGGGAAGATCGTGGACCACGGCAACGGCACTTTTAGCGTTTACTTCCGCCACAACTCCACAGGCCTGGGGAACGTGTCTGTCAGCCTGGTGCCTCCCTCCAGGGTGGTGGAGTTTGAGATCGCCCAGCAGTCGACGCTGGAGACCAAAGACACCAAATCGTTCAACTGTCGCATCGAGTACGAGAAGACGGACCGCAACAAGAAGACTGCCCTGTGCAGCTTCGACCCGTCCAAGGTGTGCTACCAGGAGCAGACGCAGAGCCATGTGTCCTGGCTGTGCTCGAAACCCTTCAAAGTCATATGCATCTATATCGCCTTTTACAGTGTCGACTATAAACTGGTGCAGAAG GATGTTCTTTGA
- the LOC130206669 gene encoding piggyBac transposable element-derived protein 4-like: MTARRFTISQIVKMLVDPARDASPSLEERGSGRPRRKDASPSGVGTGGTERDERERRGGGEEEEAEEKGGSGRGRPRHKDVVAAPRFADGRVVDPARDASPSGVGTGGTERYEREREGCSGGGEDHRSAKSIATASRFPRIQDFEMLFRQPSGRGEEDEEDDEEEEEDEEVDEEDEEEEVDEEEEVDEEEEVDEEEDEEEQEQEAAAASRGKRRTLLSKNGEISWSSTPYDRAGRPAPGIAAPAFAPGPTAYAKSHARDAASTFRMFVTPAVERIVLEMTNLEGSRKYGDGWKGMDETDLRAYMGLLILAGVYRSRGEALSSLWDAESGRAVFRATMPLKRFHSWSRLLRFDDRETRGERRATDKLAAVREVWEAWVARLPLLYDPGPEVTVDEQLVPFRGRCPFRQYMPSKPAKYGIKLWVACDARSSYAWKMQIYTGKPSGGRPEKNLGTRVVLDVTEGLTGRNVTCDNFFTSYELARLLLLRNNTVVGTVRKNKPELPAALLACGQRPVFSSMFAFTPDATLVSYLPKKSGKKNVVLLSTKHARGDVSDRADAKPLVVLDYNRNKGGVDNLDKVVGTYSCRRMTARWPLVVFHNMLDVSAYDAFVIWREVHPDWMPGKRNKRRVFLELLGKALAYPFMERRKRLPRTEASAAIVAKAARVASSSDAAAAAGACEAWASSSSLCFETAAPRGGASKRKRCQICPSKKDSKTYTVCNGCNKYICKGCTLAYCPMCADAEGPLYRLCRCPLD; the protein is encoded by the exons ATGACGGCGCGTAGATTCACCATAAGTCAGATTGTCAAAATGCTGGTGGACCCGGCGCGCGACGCTTCGCCGTCATTAGAAGAACGCGGTAGCGGTCGTCCTCGCCGCAAAGACGCGTCGCCTTCGGGCGTAGGAACCGGAGGAACTGAACGAGACGAACGAgaacgacgaggaggaggagaagaagaagaagcagaagaaaaagGCGGTAGCGGTCGCGGTCGTCCTCGCCACAAAGACGTGGTGGCGGCGCCTCGTTTCGCCGACGGTCGGGTCGTCGACCCGGCGCGCGACGCGTCCCCTTCGGGAGTAGGAACCGGAGGAACGGAACGATACGAACGAGAACGAGAAGGCTGTAGCGGTGGAGGTGAGGACCACCGCTCTGCCAAATCCATCGCGACCGCGAGTCGTTTCCCCAGAATTCAGGATTTCGAAATGTTGTTCCGTCAACCgtcaggaagaggagaagaagacgaagaagacgacgaagaagaagaagaagacgaagaagtagacgaagaagacgaagaagaagaagtagacgaagaagaagaagtagacgaagaagaagaagtagacgaagaagaagatgaagaagaacaagaacaagaagcagCCGCCGCTTCTCGAGGCAAAAGACGGACCTTGCTGTCGAAAAACGGTGAAATATCGTGGTCCTCGACGCCGTACGACAGAGCGGGACGCCCGGCGCCGGGAATCGCCGCGCCCGCCTTCGCTCCGGGGCCCACGGCGTACGCAAAGTCGCACGCCCGGGACGCGGCCTCGACGTTCCGCATGTTTGTCACGCCGGCCGTGGAAAGGATCGTCCTGGAGATGACCAATCTGGAGGGCTCGCGAAAATACGGCGACGGCTGGAAAGGGATGGACGAGACCGACCTGCGCGCCTACATGGGCCTGCTGATCTTGGCGGGCGTGTACAGGTCCCGGGGCGAGGCCCTCTCCAGTCTGTGGGACGCCGAGAGCGGCAGGGCCGTTTTCCGCGCCACGATGCCGCTCAAACGCTTTCACTCGTGGTCGAGACTGCTGCGCTTTGACGACCGCGAGACGCGAGGCGAGAGACGCGCGACCGACAAACTGGCGGCCGTGAGGGAGGTCTGGGAAGCGTGGGTGGCGCGCCTGCCGCTCCTCTACGACCCGGGCCCCGAAGTGACGGTGGACGAGCAACTGGTTCCCTTCAGAG GCCGTTGTCCTTTCAGGCAGTACATGCCCAGCAAGCCCGCGAAATACGGCATCAAGTTGTGGGTGGCCTGCGACGCCAGGTCCAGCTACGCGTGGAAGATGCAAATCTACACCGGGAAGCCCAGCGGCGGACGACCGGAAAAGAATCTGGGCACGAGGGTCGTGCTCGACGTGACCGAGGGCCTGACGGGGCGCAACGTCACGTGCGACAATTTCTTCACCTCCTACGAACTCGCGCGGCTGCTCCTGCTCAGGAACAACACCGTGGTCGGCACGGTGAGAAAGAACAAGCCCGAGCTGCCGGCCGCGCTGCTCGCGTGCGGCCAGAGACCCGTCTTTTCGTCAATGTTTGCCTTCACGCCCGACGCCACGCTCGTCTCCTACCTGCCGAAAAAGAGCGGCAAAAAAAACGTGGTCCTCCTGAGCACCAAGCACGCGCGGGGCGACGTCAGCGACCGCGCCGACGCCAAGCCCCTCGTCGTCCTGGACTACAACCGCAACAAGGGCGGCGTGGACAACCTCGACAAGGTCGTCGGGACCTACAGCTGCCGAAGGATGACCGCCCGCTGGCCCCTGGTCGTCTTCCACAACATGCTCGACGTGTCTGCCTACGACGCCTTTGTGATATGGCGAGAGGTCCACCCCGACTGGATGCCCGGCAAACGCAACAAGAGGAGGGTGTTTCTCGAGCTGCTGGGAAAGGCGCTCGCCTATCCGTTCATGGAGAGGCGGAAGCGTCTGCCGCGCACGGAGGCGTCCGCCGCCATTGTCGCCAAAGCTGCCCGGGTGGCCTCCTCCtctgacgccgccgccgccgcaggagCGTGCGAAGcctgggcctcctcctcctccttgtgcttCGAGACCGCCGCGCCGCGCGGGGGGGCCAGTAAGCGAAAGAGGTGTCAGATCTGCCCCTCGAAGAAGGACTCTAAAACATACACCGTGTGCAACGGGTGCAACAAGTACATCTGCAAGGGCTGCACGCTGGCATACTGCCCGATGTGTGCCGATGCTGAGGGTCCCCTCTATCGCCTCTGCCGTTGTCCTCTGGACTAA